From Camelina sativa cultivar DH55 chromosome 7, Cs, whole genome shotgun sequence, one genomic window encodes:
- the LOC104701919 gene encoding uncharacterized protein LOC104701919 isoform X1, producing MGVSFKISKVGRKFRPKISTESATPDSPQELNSKAIVLSAKTKAIDDSNAGDVFSKSSLPDISPEHEVSFTLSLFPNGYSVGKSSEVVQQTSFRDVPKVLQPYDRAAESLLSAIEAGRLPRDILEDIPCKFVDGVVICEVHDYRKHPSDQVSPVVNKLRLKMSLENVVKDIPLMSDNSWTYGDLMEVESRILKALQPELCLEPVPRLDRLSKNPVSAKLDLSLSTLRKKRLRQMTEVTVMSQNKIHGKKVCIDRLPESSERGCMPGQLIMQQPHNNQAIQNPATNMLAGLRTQTLQDAPNSSMALIPPQQQRYLGTGNIRNMQDQGSNSVSVSGVSPGGLDAMMSYGSDSMSPNTSFHRKRESQEGQMSSMPGLNKRTRVSHMGPDGVPHQQLGQRMDGLHGTDTSWKNALLQQQDMLGRSIQYPNTGIQRFSPQQIEGVMNQEGGPSQFPASQQGAMRYTSKEEPFETGKIDGSMRNNMSGVGSDANELDPRIQSRMPHNAFMRSNFPQTSWNVNPGQQIEKDPRKEEQFSRRISAQSPRLSAGAPPQSPLSSKSGEFSGGSMGNHYGAVAAAQKDKAVTSIPATQSVGSSANDAMQQRQHQAQMAAKRRTNSLPKTQVMSTVGSPVSVNTVSVPVNARSPAVGPQTLGDHAILDRFSKIERVAARYQLNCKKHKVDEYSRRPRVYAKQSLAVCLSNLSNEEDFKDEDKALSKSIFGGSMNTCKKRVMNFARMERVMQGTVSSYVPKIRTKLVMSEKPVDGTVAWYQGDIDDGDVSLPEDNFLALPNTHIADLLAAQFKILMASEGYMMEEHILAKPNHGDAGPVNSQPNSAGGYPRGYSANDGQQYGDAVAGQASGEASKQGNAGSAPINSTQNILGNARMLPPTNSQALQMSQGLLSGVSMPMQPQQLDPQQSALLSSQSQQKNQQSMFTQQQHPQMQRPSMILPTNPLSAINSMSQSSGMQPGGQMANKYSPLQLQMLQQQQAAMQKKSMMGLGSGVGMGMGMGMGSMGNSIAGLGALGNQLNMAGRGIGGTGISSSMSVPGIGNMGQNPMNLNPASNLNAISQQLRSGALTPQQNALFTQIRMNMTRGGVMGAPQAGISGVSGARQMHPSSAGLSMLDQNSLNRANLQRAAAMGNMGPPKLMNGMNMYMNQQQLQQQQQQLQQQPQQQQLQHQQQLQQPMSQPPQQLAQSPQQQQQQLQQHELPQQGQQQQQATASPLQSVLSPPQVGSPAAGISQQLQQSSPQQMSQRTPMSPQQMNQRTPMSPQISSGTVHPMSTSNLEGCPASPQLSSQTIGSVGSIANSPMELQGPKNNSGGNNS from the exons ATGGGTGTCTCGTTTAAGATATCCAAGGTTGGTAGAAAGTTCCGTCCCAAGATTTCTACTGAATCGGCTACTCCTGATTCTCCACAAGAGCTGAATTCGAAAGCAATCGTTCTATCTGCGAAAACAAAG GCCATTGATGATAGCAATGCTGGTGATGTGTTTTCGAAGTCATCTTTGCCTGATATATCTCCAG AGCATGAAGTTTCCTTCACATTGAGCCTCTTTCCAAATGGGTACTCTGTAGGGAAATCTTCTGAG GTTGTGCAACAGACATCCTTTCGAGATGTTCCAAAGGTCTTACAACCGTATGATAGGGCAGCAGAGAGTCTACTTTCG GCAATTGAGGCAGGCAGACTTCCTAGGGACATTTTGGAAGATATACCTTGCAAATTTGTGGACGGGGTGGTTATCTGTGAG GTGCATGACTATCGGAAGCATCCGTCAGATCAAGTCTCCCCTGTGGTGAATAAATTGCGCCTTAAGATGTCACTTGAGAATGTGGTCAAAGATATTCCATTAATGTCAGACAACTCATGGACATATGGTGATCTCATG GAAGTGGAGTCCAGGATATTAAAAGCCCTACAACCTGAACTCTGTCTGGAACCTGTACCCAGACTTGATAGGCTGAGTAAGAACCCTGTCTCTGCTAAG CTCGATTTGTCTCTTTCTACGTTGCGGAAAAAGAGATTAAGGCAAATGACAGAAGTCACAGTCATGTCTCAGAACAAGATTCATGGCAAAAAGGTTTGCATTGATCGGCTTCCTGAAAGTTCAGAGCGAGGATGTATGCCGGGGCAGTTGATAATGCAGCAACCCCATAACAATCAGGCTATTCAAAATCCTGCTACCAATATGCTGGCGGGTTTAAGAACTCAGACCTTGCAAGATGCGCCAAATTCCTCTATGGCCTTGATACCACCTCAGCAACAAAGGTACCTGGGAACTGGAAATATAAGAAACATGCAGGATCAAGGATCAAATTCTGTCAGTGTCTCTGGAGTATCACCTGGAGGACTGGATGCGATGATGTCTTATGGCTCTGATAGTATGAGCCCCAATACATCTTTTCATAGAAAGAGGGAAAGTCAAGAAGGACAAATGTCATCTATGCCTGGTTTGAATAAACGGACAAGGGTTTCACACATGGGTCCTGATGGGGTTCCACATCAACAATTAGGGCAACGCATGGATGGCCTTCATGGAACCGATACGAGTTGGAAAAATGCGCTTCTACAACAGCAAGATATGCTAGGCAGAAGTATTCAGTATCCAAATACAGGTATTCAGAGGTTTTCACCACAGCAAATTGAAGGGGTTATGAATCAGGAAGGTGGTCCCAGTCAATTCCCAGCTTCACAACAGGGGGCAATGCGATACACTTCAAAAGAGGAGCCATTTGAGACTGGTAAAATTGATGGTAGCATGAGAAACAATATGTCGGGTGTGGGAAGTGATGCAAATGAATTGGATCCGCGTATTCAGTCAAGGATGCCCCATAATGCATTCATGAGATCAAATTTCCCTCAAACATCATGGAATGTTAATCCTGGCCAGCAGATTGAAAAAGACCCAAGAAAGGAAGAACAATTTAGTAGAAGAATATCGGCTCAAAGTCCTCGTTTATCGGCAGGTGCTCCACCACAGTCCCCACTTTCATCGAAGTCTGGTGAGTTTTCTGGTGGTTCAATGGGGAATCACTATGGAGCAGTTGCAGCAGCTCAGAAGGACAAGGCTGTCACTTCGATTCCTGCTACTCAGTCAGTGGGTTCTAGTGCTAATGATGCTATGCAGCAAAGACAACACCAAGCCCAAATGGCTGCAAAACGGAGGACAAATTCTCTTCCTAAGACGCAAGTTATGAGCACTGTTGGTTCTCCTGTTAGTGTCAATACAGTGAGTGTCCCAGTTAATGCTAGGAGCCCTGCAGTGGGACCCCAAACTTTGGGCGATCACGCAATCCTTGATAGATTTTCAAAGATTGAACGAGTTGCTGCAAG GTACCAACTAAACTGCAAAAAGCATAAGGTGGATGAGTACTCTCGAAGACCTCGTGTGTATGCTAAACAGTCCCTGGCGGTTTGTTTATCAAACCTGTCTAATGAAGAGGACTTCAAAGATGAGGACAAAGCATTATCAAAATCTATTTTTGGTGGGAGTATGAATACATGCAAGAAAAGAGTCATGAACTTTGCTCGGATGGAACGTGTGATGCAAG GCACTGTCTCTTCGTACGTCCCTAAAATACGAACAAAATTGGTTATGTCAGAGAAGCCCGTCGATGGGACAGTAGCATGGTATCAAGGGGACATAGATGATGGTGATGTTTCTTTGCCTGAAGATAATTTCTTAGCGTTGCCCAATACA CACATCGCCGATCTACTCGCTGCTCAATTTAAAATACTG ATGGCCAGTGAAGGATACATGATGGAAGAACATATTCTGGCAAAGCCAAATCATGGGGATGCTGGTCCAGTCAACAGCCAACCAAATTCTGCAGGTGGTTACCCAAGAGGTTACTCTGCAAACGATGGGCAACAGTATGGAGATGCAGTTGCAGGACAAGCGTCTGGTGAGGCATCGAAACAGGGGAATGCTGGAAGTGCACCTATTAACTCAACCCAGAATATTCTTGGAAATGCAAGGATGCTTCCTCCAACAAATTCTCAAGCCTTGCAAATGTCTCAAGGACTACTGTCTGGTGTCTCCATGCCTATGCAACCACAACAGCTTGACCCACAACAATCAGCGTTACTGTCATCACAATCGCAGCAGAAAAATCAACAGTCCATGTTTACACAGCAACAGCATCCACAAATGCAGAGACCATCCATGATACTGCCTACAAATCCGCTATCAGCCATCAACTCGATGAGCCAGAGCTCTGGTATGCAACCGGGTGGTCAGATGGCCAACAAGTATTCGCCTCTCCAACTGCAGATGTTACAGCAGCAACAGGCAGCAATGCAGAAGAAGAGTATGATGGGGCTAGGATCAGGTGTAGGCATGGGTATGGGTATGGGTATGGGAAGCATGGGAAACAGTATTGCTGGGCTCGGAGCTTTAGGCAACCAACTGAATATGGCAGGAAGAGGGATTGGCGGAACCGGAATCTCATCATCAATGTCTGTTCCTGGCATCGGTAATATGGGCCAGAACCCAATGAATCTAAATCCAGCATCAAACTTGAATGCTATAAGCCAGCAACTCCGATCCGGTGCATTAACACCACAGCAAAACGCTCTGTTTACACAGATTAGGATGAACATGACAAGAGGAGGTGTAATGGGGGCTCCCCAAGCCGGGATAAGTGGCGTGTCAGGCGCGAGGCAGATGCACCCCAGCTCAGCTGGACTTTCCATGTTGGATCAGAATTCATTAAACCGAGCTAACCTGCAGCGAGCTGCTGCTATGGGTAACATGGGCCCACCGAAGCTGATGAATGGAATGAATATGTACATGAATCAACAGCAACTccagcagcaacagcagcaaCTCCAGCagcaaccacaacaacaacagttgCAGCATCAGCAACAGTTACAGCAGCCTATGTCTCAGCCACCTCAGCAGCTAGCTCAGTCtccgcagcagcagcagcagcagctacaACAACAtgaacttcctcaacaaggacagcagcagcagcaggcAACAGCCTCCCCGCTTCAGTCTGTGCTATCACCACCCCAAGTAGGTTCTCCAGCAGCTGGAATTAGCCAGCAGCTACAACAGTCCAGTCCCCAGCAAATGAGTCAGAGAACTCCAATGAGTCCCCAGCAAATGAACCAAAGAACTCCTATGAGTCCACAGATAAGCTCCGGTACGGTGCATCCCATGAGCACAAGCAACCTCGAGGGTTGTCCAGCGAGCCCACAGCTAAGTTCTCAGACAATAGGATCTGTTGGCAGCATCGCCAATTCTCCGATGGAGCTTCAAGGTCCCAAAAACAACTCTGGTGGTAACAATTCCTAA
- the LOC104701919 gene encoding uncharacterized protein LOC104701919 isoform X2 has protein sequence MGVSFKISKVGRKFRPKISTESATPDSPQELNSKAIVLSAKTKAIDDSNAGDVFSKSSLPDISPEHEVSFTLSLFPNGYSVGKSSEVVQQTSFRDVPKVLQPYDRAAESLLSAIEAGRLPRDILEDIPCKFVDGVVICEVHDYRKHPSDQVSPVVNKLRLKMSLENVVKDIPLMSDNSWTYGDLMEVESRILKALQPELCLEPVPRLDRLSKNPVSAKLDLSLSTLRKKRLRQMTEVTVMSQNKIHGKKVCIDRLPESSERGCMPGQLIMQQPHNNQAIQNPATNMLAGLRTQTLQDAPNSSMALIPPQQQRYLGTGNIRNMQDQGSNSVSVSGVSPGGLDAMMSYGSDSMSPNTSFHRKRESQEGQMSSMPGLNKRTRVSHMGPDGVPHQQLGQRMDGLHGTDTSWKNALLQQQDMLGRSIQYPNTGIQRFSPQQIEGVMNQEGGPSQFPASQQGAMRYTSKEEPFETGKIDGSMRNNMSGVGSDANELDPRIQSRMPHNAFMRSNFPQTSWNVNPGQQIEKDPRKEEQFSRRISAQSPRLSAGAPPQSPLSSKSGEFSGGSMGNHYGAVAAAQKDKAVTSIPATQSVGSSANDAMQQRQHQAQMAAKRRTNSLPKTQVMSTVGSPVSVNTVSVPVNARSPAVGPQTLGDHAILDRFSKIERVAARYQLNCKKHKVDEYSRRPRVYAKQSLAVCLSNLSNEEDFKDEDKALSKSIFGGSMNTCKKRVMNFARMERVMQGTVSSYVPKIRTKLVMSEKPVDGTVAWYQGDIDDGDVSLPEDNFLALPNTHIADLLAAQFKILMASEGYMMEEHILAKPNHGDAGPVNSQPNSAGGYPRGYSANDGQQYGDAVAGQASGEASKQGNAGSAPINSTQNILGNARMLPPTNSQALQMSQGLLSGVSMPMQPQQLDPQQSALLSSQSQQKNQQSMFTQQQHPQMQRPSMILPTNPLSAINSMSQSSGMQPGGQMANKYSPLQLQMLQQQQAAMQKKSMMGLGSGVGMGMGMGMGSMGNSIAGLGALGNQLNMAGRGIGGTGISSSMSVPGIGNMGQNPMNLNPASNLNAISQQLRSGALTPQQNALFTQIRMNMTRGGVMGAPQAGISGVSGARQMHPSSAGLSMLDQNSLNRANLQRAAAMGNMGPPKLMNGMNMYMNQQQLQQQQQQLQQQPQQQQLQHQQQLQQPMSQPPQQLAQSPQQQQQQLQQHELPQQGQQQQQATASPLQSVLSPPQVGSPAAGISQQLQQSSPQQMSQRTPMSPQQMNQRTPMSPQISSGTVHPMSTSNLEGCPASPQLSSQTIGSVGSIANSPMELQGPKNNSGGNNS, from the exons ATGGGTGTCTCGTTTAAGATATCCAAGGTTGGTAGAAAGTTCCGTCCCAAGATTTCTACTGAATCGGCTACTCCTGATTCTCCACAAGAGCTGAATTCGAAAGCAATCGTTCTATCTGCGAAAACAAAG GCCATTGATGATAGCAATGCTGGTGATGTGTTTTCGAAGTCATCTTTGCCTGATATATCTCCAG AGCATGAAGTTTCCTTCACATTGAGCCTCTTTCCAAATGGGTACTCTGTAGGGAAATCTTCTGAG GTTGTGCAACAGACATCCTTTCGAGATGTTCCAAAGGTCTTACAACCGTATGATAGGGCAGCAGAGAGTCTACTTTCG GCAATTGAGGCAGGCAGACTTCCTAGGGACATTTTGGAAGATATACCTTGCAAATTTGTGGACGGGGTGGTTATCTGTGAG GTGCATGACTATCGGAAGCATCCGTCAGATCAAGTCTCCCCTGTGGTGAATAAATTGCGCCTTAAGATGTCACTTGAGAATGTGGTCAAAGATATTCCATTAATGTCAGACAACTCATGGACATATGGTGATCTCATG GAAGTGGAGTCCAGGATATTAAAAGCCCTACAACCTGAACTCTGTCTGGAACCTGTACCCAGACTTGATAGGCTGAGTAAGAACCCTGTCTCTGCTAAG CTCGATTTGTCTCTTTCTACGTTGCGGAAAAAGAGATTAAGGCAAATGACAGAAGTCACAGTCATGTCTCAGAACAAGATTCATGGCAAAAAGGTTTGCATTGATCGGCTTCCTGAAAGTTCAGAGCGAGGATGTATGCCGGGGCAGTTGATAATGCAGCAACCCCATAACAATCAGGCTATTCAAAATCCTGCTACCAATATGCTGGCGGGTTTAAGAACTCAGACCTTGCAAGATGCGCCAAATTCCTCTATGGCCTTGATACCACCTCAGCAACAAAGGTACCTGGGAACTGGAAATATAAGAAACATGCAGGATCAAGGATCAAATTCTGTCAGTGTCTCTGGAGTATCACCTGGAGGACTGGATGCGATGATGTCTTATGGCTCTGATAGTATGAGCCCCAATACATCTTTTCATAGAAAGAGGGAAAGTCAAGAAGGACAAATGTCATCTATGCCTGGTTTGAATAAACGGACAAGGGTTTCACACATGGGTCCTGATGGGGTTCCACATCAACAATTAGGGCAACGCATGGATGGCCTTCATGGAACCGATACGAGTTGGAAAAATGCGCTTCTACAACAGCAAGATATGCTAGGCAGAAGTATTCAGTATCCAAATACAGGTATTCAGAGGTTTTCACCACAGCAAATTGAAGGGGTTATGAATCAGGAAGGTGGTCCCAGTCAATTCCCAGCTTCACAACAGGGGGCAATGCGATACACTTCAAAAGAGGAGCCATTTGAGACTGGTAAAATTGATGGTAGCATGAGAAACAATATGTCGGGTGTGGGAAGTGATGCAAATGAATTGGATCCGCGTATTCAGTCAAGGATGCCCCATAATGCATTCATGAGATCAAATTTCCCTCAAACATCATGGAATGTTAATCCTGGCCAGCAGATTGAAAAAGACCCAAGAAAGGAAGAACAATTTAGTAGAAGAATATCGGCTCAAAGTCCTCGTTTATCGGCAGGTGCTCCACCACAGTCCCCACTTTCATCGAAGTCTGGTGAGTTTTCTGGTGGTTCAATGGGGAATCACTATGGAGCAGTTGCAGCAGCTCAGAAGGACAAGGCTGTCACTTCGATTCCTGCTACTCAGTCAGTGGGTTCTAGTGCTAATGATGCTATGCAGCAAAGACAACACCAAGCCCAAATGGCTGCAAAACGGAGGACAAATTCTCTTCCTAAGACGCAAGTTATGAGCACTGTTGGTTCTCCTGTTAGTGTCAATACAGTGAGTGTCCCAGTTAATGCTAGGAGCCCTGCAGTGGGACCCCAAACTTTGGGCGATCACGCAATCCTTGATAGATTTTCAAAGATTGAACGAGTTGCTGCAAG GTACCAACTAAACTGCAAAAAGCATAAGGTGGATGAGTACTCTCGAAGACCTCGTGTGTATGCTAAACAGTCCCTGGCGGTTTGTTTATCAAACCTGTCTAATGAAGAGGACTTCAAAGATGAGGACAAAGCATTATCAAAATCTATTTTTGGTGGGAGTATGAATACATGCAAGAAAAGAGTCATGAACTTTGCTCGGATGGAACGTGTGATGCAAG GCACTGTCTCTTCGTACGTCCCTAAAATACGAACAAAATTGGTTATGTCAGAGAAGCCCGTCGATGGGACAGTAGCATGGTATCAAGGGGACATAGATGATGGTGATGTTTCTTTGCCTGAAGATAATTTCTTAGCGTTGCCCAATACA CACATCGCCGATCTACTCGCTGCTCAATTTAAAATACTG ATGGCCAGTGAAGGATACATGATGGAAGAACATATTCTGGCAAAGCCAAATCATGGGGATGCTGGTCCAGTCAACAGCCAACCAAATTCTGCAGGTGGTTACCCAAGAGGTTACTCTGCAAACGATGGGCAACAGTATGGAGATGCAGTTGCAGGACAAGCGTCTGGTGAGGCATCGAAACAGGGGAATGCTGGAAGTGCACCTATTAACTCAACCCAGAATATTCTTGGAAATGCAAGGATGCTTCCTCCAACAAATTCTCAAGCCTTGCAAATGTCTCAAGGACTACTGTCTGGTGTCTCCATGCCTATGCAACCACAACAGCTTGACCCACAACAATCAGCGTTACTGTCATCACAATCGCAGCAGAAAAATCAACAGTCCATGTTTACACAGCAACAGCATCCACAAATGCAGAGACCATCCATGATACTGCCTACAAATCCGCTATCAGCCATCAACTCGATGAGCCAGAGCTCTGGTATGCAACCGGGTGGTCAGATGGCCAACAAGTATTCGCCTCTCCAACTGCAGATGTTACAGCAGCAACAGGCAGCAATGCAGAAGAAGAGTATGATGGGGCTAGGATCAGGTGTAGGCATGGGTATGGGTATGGGTATGGGAAGCATGGGAAACAGTATTGCTGGGCTCGGAGCTTTAGGCAACCAACTGAATATGGCAGGAAGAGGGATTGGCGGAACCGGAATCTCATCATCAATGTCTGTTCCTGGCATCGGTAATATGGGCCAGAACCCAATGAATCTAAATCCAGCATCAAACTTGAATGCTATAAGCCAGCAACTCCGATCCGGTGCATTAACACCACAGCAAAACGCTCTGTTTACACAGATTAGGATGAACATGACAAGAGGAGGTGTAATGGGGGCTCCCCAAGCCGGGATAAGTGGCGTGTCAGGCGCGAGGCAGATGCACCCCAGCTCAGCTGGACTTTCCATGTTGGATCAGAATTCATTAAACCGAGCTAACCTGCAGCGAGCTGCTGCTATGGGTAACATGGGCCCACCGAAGCTGATGAATGGAATGAATAT GTACATGAATCAACAGCAACTccagcagcaacagcagcaaCTCCAGCagcaaccacaacaacaacagttgCAGCATCAGCAACAGTTACAGCAGCCTATGTCTCAGCCACCTCAGCAGCTAGCTCAGTCtccgcagcagcagcagcagcagctacaACAACAtgaacttcctcaacaaggacagcagcagcagcaggcAACAGCCTCCCCGCTTCAGTCTGTGCTATCACCACCCCAAGTAGGTTCTCCAGCAGCTGGAATTAGCCAGCAGCTACAACAGTCCAGTCCCCAGCAAATGAGTCAGAGAACTCCAATGAGTCCCCAGCAAATGAACCAAAGAACTCCTATGAGTCCACAGATAAGCTCCGGTACGGTGCATCCCATGAGCACAAGCAACCTCGAGGGTTGTCCAGCGAGCCCACAGCTAAGTTCTCAGACAATAGGATCTGTTGGCAGCATCGCCAATTCTCCGATGGAGCTTCAAGGTCCCAAAAACAACTCTGGTGGTAACAATTCCTAA